In one window of Erythrolamprus reginae isolate rEryReg1 chromosome 1, rEryReg1.hap1, whole genome shotgun sequence DNA:
- the SP5 gene encoding transcription factor Sp5, whose product MAAVAVLRNDSLQAFLQDRTPSASPDLAKRSPLALLAATCSRIGQPSAPVAPSDFLQVSYESSLGSPSRIFHPWSSEMPAHSPGGLPPPSLGLTPQPAFAAGHELPLTPPADPSYPYEFSPVKMLPASMGALSSACPPPAYVPYAAQAALPPGYSNLMPPPPAPQSCRQLSPGPEDLPWWSIQQAAPGPGTCAHRFAGGLQRGLVLAPSELAQYQSQLAALLHPKAPLAATARRCRRCRCPNCQVAAGNGPDAASAAEPGKKKQHVCHVPGCGKVYGKTSHLKAHLRWHTGDRPFVCNWLFCGKSFTRSDELQRHLRTHTGEKRFGCAECGKRFMRSDHLAKHVKTHQNKRLKAGLGLSLPGVDGRACTIKREESRDL is encoded by the exons ATGGCCGCGGTGGCCGTCCTCCGGAACGACTCCCTGCAGGCGTTTCTCCAG GACCGGACCCCCAGCGCCTCTCCCGACTTGGCCAAGCGCTCCCCTCTGGCTCTCCTGGCCGCCACCTGTAGCCGCATCGGGCAGCCGAGCGCGCCGGTCGCTCCTTCGGATTTCCTGCAGGTCTCTTACGAGTCGAGCTTGGGCTCCCCGTCCAGGATCTTTCACCCGTGGAGCAGCGAAATGCCGGCCCACTCGCCGGGAGGACTGCCGCCGCCCAGCCTCGGGCTCACCCCGCAGCCGGCTTTCGCCGCCGGCCACGAGCTGCCCTTGACGCCCCCCGCGGATCCGTCGTACCCTTACGAGTTCTCGCCGGTCAAGATGCTGCCGGCTTCCATGGGCGCCCTCTCGTCCGCCTGCCCGCCGCCGGCGTACGTGCCCTACGCCGCCCAGGCGGCCCTCCCGCCCGGCTACTCCAACCTGATGCCCCCGCCGCCCGCGCCTCAATCCTGCCGGCAGCTGTCGCCGGGGCCCGAAGACCTTCCTTGGTGGAGCATCCAACAGGCGGCGCCAGGGCCGGGCACTTGCGCGCACCGCTTCGCCGGCGGGTTGCAGCGCGGGCTGGTTTTGGCGCCTTCGGAGCTGGCGCAGTATCAGTCGCAGCTGGCCGCCCTGCTGCACCCCAAAGCGCCCCTGGCGGCCACGGCCAGGAGGTGCCGCCGCTGCCGCTGCCCCAATTGCCAGGTAGCGGCAGGCAACGGGCCCGACGCCGCCTCAGCCGCCGAGCCCGGGAAAAAGAAGCAGCACGTGTGCCACGTCCCGGGCTGCGGGAAGGTCTACGGCAAGACGTCGCATCTCAAGGCGCACCTGCGCTGGCACACGGGCGACCGGCCCTTCGTCTGCAACTGGCTCTTCTGCGGCAAGAGCTTCACGCGCTCCGACGAGCTCCAGCGGCACCTGCGGACTCACACCGGCGAGAAGCGCTTCGGATGCGCCGAGTGCGGCAAGCGCTTCATGCGCAGCGACCACCTGGCCAAGCATGTCAAAACGCACCAGAACAAGAGGCTCAAGGCTGGCCTGGGCCTCAGCCTCCCTGGTGTCGACGGGCGCGCTTGCACAATCAAGCGAGAGGAGTCGCGGGACTTGTGA